From one Suicoccus acidiformans genomic stretch:
- the tkt gene encoding transketolase: MFNEKDYLGVNALRALSVEQIEAANSGHPGLPLGAAPMAYALFAGHLDINPKESKWPNRDRFVLSAGHGSALLYSLLHMSGFDVTIDDLKDFRQTGSRTPGHPEVGHTDGVEATTGPLGQGIAQAVGMAMAEQHTAALYNTDEHKVIDHYTYTLVGDGDLMEGISYEAISYAGRQKLDKLIVLYDSNDISLDGDLNMAFNEDIKGRFESAQWNYIRVEDGNDLNAIAEAIQDAKDNNGGKPSLIEIKTVIGYGSPQQGTAATHGNPLGFENWEATKKVYEWGHGAFEVPEEAYDLFREKVANRGQKTYDEWTALFEDYKAQYPEKAAAFEAGFKGELPEEYASQLTYQAEGASDEASRESSSKAINALAEQVPFLWGGSADLSGSNKTMIKDSDDFMPETRGGRNIWFGVREFAMAAMMNGIALHGGTKVYGGTFFVFTDYLKAAVRLSALSQLPVTYVMTHDSIAVGEDGPTHEPIEQLAAFRALPNLNLIRPADVNETNAAWKVAVESTDRPTMLVLTRQNLPVLEGTETKADEGVAKGAYVISPSEGATPEGILIATGSEVSLAVEAQAQLKAEGIDVSVVSMPAQNRFDEQDAAYKESVLPAEVRNRLSIEMGATFGWERYVGLDGVTLGIDRFGASGPAGEIVPQFGFTAENVVAQYKEAFVK, from the coding sequence ATGTTTAACGAGAAAGATTACTTAGGCGTTAATGCGTTGAGAGCGTTGAGTGTTGAACAAATTGAAGCAGCTAATTCAGGGCACCCGGGCTTACCTTTGGGGGCAGCACCGATGGCTTACGCCTTATTTGCAGGGCATTTAGATATTAATCCGAAAGAATCTAAGTGGCCAAACCGCGATCGTTTTGTTTTATCGGCTGGACATGGTTCTGCCTTACTTTATAGTTTACTGCATATGAGTGGTTTTGACGTGACGATTGATGATTTGAAAGACTTCCGCCAAACAGGTAGCCGTACACCAGGGCATCCCGAAGTGGGGCATACTGACGGTGTGGAAGCAACAACGGGACCGTTGGGTCAAGGGATTGCCCAAGCTGTAGGGATGGCCATGGCTGAGCAACACACGGCAGCCCTTTACAATACCGATGAACATAAGGTCATTGATCACTATACGTATACTTTAGTCGGTGATGGGGATTTGATGGAAGGCATCAGCTATGAAGCAATTTCCTATGCAGGTCGTCAGAAACTTGATAAATTGATTGTCTTGTATGACTCCAACGATATTTCCCTCGACGGTGATTTGAATATGGCCTTTAATGAAGATATTAAAGGGCGCTTTGAGTCAGCGCAATGGAATTACATACGCGTTGAAGATGGTAACGACTTAAATGCGATTGCTGAAGCAATCCAAGATGCCAAAGACAACAACGGCGGCAAACCAAGTCTCATCGAAATTAAGACAGTGATTGGTTACGGTTCCCCACAACAAGGAACGGCCGCAACTCATGGTAACCCGCTTGGTTTCGAGAATTGGGAAGCAACGAAGAAAGTTTACGAATGGGGTCATGGGGCCTTTGAAGTGCCAGAGGAAGCCTATGACTTGTTCCGAGAGAAAGTTGCAAACCGTGGCCAAAAAACTTATGACGAGTGGACGGCCCTTTTTGAAGACTATAAGGCTCAGTATCCAGAGAAAGCAGCCGCTTTTGAAGCAGGCTTCAAGGGCGAATTGCCCGAAGAGTATGCTAGTCAACTAACCTACCAAGCTGAAGGTGCTTCCGATGAAGCGAGCCGGGAATCTAGCTCGAAGGCGATTAACGCTTTAGCGGAACAAGTGCCATTCTTATGGGGTGGTTCGGCAGACTTATCTGGCTCGAACAAGACCATGATTAAAGATAGCGATGATTTTATGCCTGAAACCCGTGGCGGACGCAATATTTGGTTCGGCGTACGTGAATTTGCGATGGCAGCCATGATGAACGGTATAGCTCTGCATGGGGGGACTAAAGTCTACGGCGGAACCTTCTTCGTCTTCACGGACTACTTGAAAGCGGCTGTTCGCTTATCTGCCTTATCTCAATTACCGGTTACGTATGTTATGACGCATGATTCGATTGCGGTGGGCGAAGACGGTCCAACGCATGAGCCGATTGAGCAATTAGCTGCCTTCCGTGCTTTACCAAACTTAAACTTGATTCGCCCAGCAGACGTGAATGAAACGAATGCTGCATGGAAAGTGGCGGTTGAATCGACGGACCGACCAACGATGTTAGTCTTAACTCGCCAGAATTTACCGGTTCTAGAGGGAACTGAAACTAAAGCAGATGAGGGTGTAGCCAAGGGTGCCTATGTGATTTCACCAAGTGAAGGGGCAACACCGGAAGGTATCCTTATTGCTACAGGTTCTGAAGTTAGCCTAGCGGTGGAAGCCCAAGCCCAGCTCAAAGCAGAAGGCATCGACGTTTCGGTCGTCTCCATGCCAGCGCAAAACCGCTTCGACGAGCAAGATGCAGCCTACAAAGAGTCTGTCTTACCAGCAGAAGTCCGCAACCGCCTGTCGATTGAGATGGGTGCCACTTTCGGTTGGGAACGTTATGTCGGCTTAGACGGAGTAACCTTAGGTATTGACCGCTTCGGTGCGTCAGGACCTGCGGGTGAAATTGTGCCACAATTTGGCTTTACAGCGGAGAATGTGGTCGCCCAGTATAAGGAAGCATTTGTAAAATAA
- the istB gene encoding IS21-like element helper ATPase IstB, which produces MLTIAEAANELKLPYLKENYQHLLLEYTSRGLDLEEALTEILTEEVEQRRNRSYQRRIRQAKFSQKKYLMDFDEKVFKEGVRQQLRELKTLNFIQEKQNVILIGNPGTGKTHFSIGLGMEACLQNYHVQFVNAPNLVIELREAVTQSQFYRFKQRLNKVDLLIVDELGYLSFDEAGAELLFNLLSNRMGKGSTMITTNLTFDRWQECFKDPTLTGALVDRLAFKAHVVDMRGESYRMKQTSAWKEAQASQKEV; this is translated from the coding sequence ATGTTAACAATCGCAGAAGCCGCTAATGAACTAAAACTTCCCTATCTGAAGGAAAATTACCAACACCTGCTCCTGGAATATACGAGTCGCGGACTGGATTTGGAAGAAGCCCTCACAGAGATATTGACAGAGGAGGTGGAACAACGTCGAAATCGAAGCTATCAAAGAAGGATTCGACAGGCCAAGTTTAGCCAAAAGAAGTACCTGATGGACTTTGACGAGAAAGTGTTTAAGGAAGGTGTTCGCCAACAACTACGCGAATTAAAGACCCTGAATTTTATTCAAGAGAAACAGAACGTCATTCTTATTGGCAACCCTGGAACAGGGAAGACGCATTTTAGCATTGGTCTTGGCATGGAGGCCTGTCTGCAGAATTATCATGTACAGTTCGTAAATGCCCCAAATCTTGTTATTGAATTAAGAGAGGCCGTCACGCAAAGTCAATTTTATCGCTTCAAACAGCGATTAAATAAGGTCGATCTCTTGATTGTCGATGAATTAGGTTATTTATCCTTTGATGAAGCCGGGGCTGAGCTTCTGTTTAATCTTCTTTCTAATCGGATGGGAAAGGGCTCTACAATGATTACGACGAACCTTACCTTTGATCGCTGGCAGGAATGCTTTAAAGACCCGACCTTAACGGGAGCCCTGGTGGATCGTTTAGCCTTTAAGGCGCATGTTGTGGACATGCGAGGGGAGAGTTATCGGATGAAGCAGACCAGTGCCTGGAAGGAGGCGCAAGCCAGCCAAAAGGAGGTATGA
- the istA gene encoding IS21 family transposase produces MIRINKEFEVIHRFRNGESIRKISRDMDIDRKTIRRIRDRYQAGIDALDDAQNEKEIEAATEQLVLERKYDTSNRKKRTFTPEVEARMSELLEKEREKDRRLGPHKQALTAKAVYEILAEEGYAIKYRTVAHYWSKMKAKAKEAFIKQNYALGARVEFDFGEVKLEIEGVVKTYYLAVWASPASDYYWAYLYTNQKKAVFQDAHVRFFENLGGVYAELVYDNMRNVVTRFIGRNEKELNPQLIQLATYYGFNINVTNCFSGNEKGTVESRVKHVRQNCFTKKYQFQSLDEARQHLEESLRTLNQESRLEEEKGHLLKYRPPFELAELCQLSVTKYATIHYQKNQYSVPDYLVGKRVQIKAYADYLVVYANEQEVARHNKIEGSHGFQLDISHYIKTLKKKPGALEHSLVLQQTPGLETLYHKYYSGHPKEFIEQLEKYHSLSGEALCQQLAYDQLVQRVTTENEGVPKNQEAILHQTEATLHQLNALYGLEESLC; encoded by the coding sequence GTGATTCGTATCAATAAAGAATTCGAAGTGATTCACCGTTTTAGAAATGGGGAATCCATTAGGAAAATTAGCAGAGACATGGACATTGATAGAAAAACGATTCGAAGAATAAGGGATCGATACCAAGCAGGTATAGATGCTTTGGATGACGCTCAAAATGAGAAAGAAATCGAAGCAGCAACCGAACAATTAGTCTTAGAAAGAAAATATGATACTTCCAATCGGAAAAAAAGAACCTTTACACCAGAGGTGGAAGCTAGAATGAGCGAATTACTGGAAAAAGAAAGAGAAAAGGATCGAAGGCTAGGACCTCATAAACAAGCACTAACGGCTAAGGCTGTTTATGAAATCCTAGCAGAGGAAGGGTATGCGATTAAATACCGGACAGTCGCTCATTACTGGTCAAAAATGAAAGCGAAAGCTAAAGAGGCTTTTATCAAGCAAAATTATGCATTGGGTGCACGGGTGGAGTTCGATTTTGGAGAGGTCAAATTAGAAATTGAGGGCGTGGTTAAAACCTATTATCTCGCTGTGTGGGCTAGCCCTGCTTCAGATTATTACTGGGCTTACCTCTATACCAACCAGAAAAAAGCTGTCTTTCAGGATGCGCATGTGCGATTTTTTGAAAACCTGGGTGGGGTGTATGCGGAGCTTGTCTATGACAATATGAGAAATGTGGTCACTCGTTTTATTGGGCGTAATGAAAAGGAGCTAAACCCCCAACTCATCCAATTAGCCACTTATTATGGGTTTAATATTAATGTCACCAATTGCTTCAGTGGGAATGAGAAGGGAACAGTAGAGAGTCGTGTAAAGCATGTCAGACAAAACTGTTTCACCAAAAAATATCAATTTCAATCTTTAGATGAAGCTCGCCAGCATTTGGAAGAGTCCTTACGGACTTTGAATCAAGAGAGTCGTTTGGAAGAAGAAAAAGGCCACCTTCTTAAATACCGTCCTCCCTTTGAACTGGCAGAACTTTGTCAGCTCAGCGTCACAAAGTATGCCACGATTCATTATCAGAAGAATCAGTATTCTGTCCCTGACTACTTGGTAGGGAAGCGAGTTCAGATCAAGGCTTATGCCGATTATCTCGTGGTTTATGCCAATGAACAAGAAGTGGCCAGGCATAATAAAATAGAGGGTTCCCATGGGTTTCAGCTTGATATCAGTCACTATATCAAAACCCTCAAGAAGAAACCTGGTGCTCTGGAACACTCGCTGGTTCTTCAACAAACCCCCGGCTTGGAAACACTCTATCATAAATATTATAGCGGACACCCTAAAGAATTCATAGAACAACTTGAGAAATACCATAGCCTCAGTGGAGAGGCTTTGTGCCAGCAATTGGCCTATGATCAGTTGGTGCAACGTGTCACAACGGAAAATGAGGGTGTTCCTAAAAATCAGGAGGCGATTCTTCATCAGACAGAAGCAACGCTCCATCAATTAAATGCTCTCTATGGTTTGGAGGAAAGCTTATGTTAA
- a CDS encoding ATP-dependent 6-phosphofructokinase: MKKIGVLTSGGDAPGMNAAIYGLVEEAETQGVEVVGFIDGYEGLIDGKAKALTPANVKPHIGIGGTFLGTARSERFKDSAVQQQVAERINEELDGLVVIGGDGSYQGALKLSELGVHTIAIPATIDNDISRTELTLGFKTAVRNVVETVDIMMQSAASHHHIYGIEVMGRRAGDLAEWTGKALAADGIISKTEDFSVSQVREAIEMSFAAGKSYQLFIIAEGAMSAAEFKRHIENETVYGIHDFVLGHIQRGGNPVAEDRMLGFDFGKEAFNRLSAGDTGLCLAVEAGEVVAQSIEDHRAFEDRRHLS; the protein is encoded by the coding sequence ATGAAGAAGATTGGAGTACTTACAAGTGGAGGCGACGCGCCGGGTATGAATGCGGCAATCTATGGACTTGTAGAAGAAGCTGAAACTCAAGGTGTTGAAGTCGTAGGTTTCATTGATGGCTACGAAGGACTAATTGATGGTAAGGCAAAGGCACTTACGCCGGCCAATGTTAAGCCACATATCGGTATTGGAGGAACTTTTCTAGGCACAGCCCGTTCAGAACGCTTTAAAGATTCGGCTGTCCAGCAGCAAGTAGCAGAACGCATTAATGAAGAACTTGACGGCTTAGTTGTCATAGGGGGCGACGGATCTTATCAAGGGGCGTTGAAGCTTTCTGAATTGGGTGTGCATACAATTGCGATTCCGGCGACAATTGATAATGATATTTCGCGCACAGAGTTGACCCTTGGCTTTAAAACGGCGGTTCGTAATGTAGTTGAAACGGTGGATATTATGATGCAGTCGGCAGCGAGTCATCATCATATTTATGGCATTGAAGTGATGGGCCGTCGGGCAGGAGATTTGGCCGAATGGACTGGGAAAGCCTTGGCCGCGGATGGCATCATCAGCAAAACCGAGGATTTTAGCGTGAGTCAAGTTCGTGAAGCTATCGAGATGTCATTTGCAGCAGGCAAAAGCTATCAATTGTTTATCATTGCTGAAGGGGCTATGTCGGCAGCAGAGTTCAAGCGGCATATTGAGAATGAAACGGTCTATGGAATCCACGATTTCGTCCTAGGGCATATTCAGCGCGGAGGTAATCCGGTGGCAGAAGACCGGATGCTAGGTTTTGATTTTGGTAAAGAGGCCTTTAATCGTTTAAGTGCAGGAGACACGGGGCTTTGCTTGGCTGTGGAAGCCGGAGAAGTTGTAGCGCAGTCGATTGAAGATCACCGAGCTTTTGAAGATCGCAGGCATTTATCCTAA
- a CDS encoding phosphoketolase codes for MTNYDSKEYLELVDAWWRAANYLSVGQMYLRDNPLLKREISADDVKINPIGHWGTISGQNFVYAHLNRVINKYDLNMFYIEGPGHGGQVMVTNSYLDGSYTERYPEFTQDEEGMQKFFKTFSFPGGIGSHAAPETPGSIHEGGELGYSLSHATGAILDNPDVIAATVVGDGEAETGPLAAGWFSNSFINPVTDGAVLPILYLNGAKIANPTILARKSNEDLIKYFEGMGWDPMIVEGTDPAEVHPQMAETLDKAIEKIKAIQEEARQNPAEEATMPAWPVILYRTPKGWMGPKEWEGDNIEGSFRAHQVPIPVNANNMEHVDKLVDWLQSYRPEELFDENGAPVEALQNFAPKGEQRMAMNPITNGGIDPKDLDLPNWQDYALEIGTPGSKTAQDMIEFGGFARDIVKQNPDNFRIFGPDETKSNRLNKVFEATDRQWLEPIKAEYDEFMSPSGRVIDSQLSEHQMQGFLEAYALTGRHGFFASYESFFRTVDSMITQHFKWIRKSAKHDWRKPYQSLNLISSSTVFQQDHNGYTHQDPGLLTHISEKHPEYMRAYLPADTNSLLAVMDKAFRSENLINYIVTSKHPRPQFYSAEEAAELVDKGYKVIDWASTVEAGEEPDVVIAAAGTEPNFEAIAAVSYLVKAFPELKIRFVNVVDLFVLRHPDIDPRGLTDEEFDAVFTKDKPVFFAFHSYEGLLRDIFFTRTNHNLYPHGYREEGEITTPFDMRVLSELDRFHLAAHVADVHYGDEAKDFVAEMNNWVAEHRTYVEEYGNDMPEVTEWKWEDIK; via the coding sequence ATGACGAACTATGATTCTAAAGAGTACTTAGAACTTGTTGACGCTTGGTGGCGGGCAGCAAACTACTTATCTGTAGGGCAAATGTATTTGCGGGACAATCCTTTATTGAAACGCGAAATTTCTGCAGATGACGTGAAAATTAACCCAATCGGACACTGGGGAACGATTTCTGGGCAGAACTTCGTTTACGCACACTTAAACCGTGTTATCAACAAGTATGACTTGAATATGTTCTATATTGAAGGACCAGGTCACGGTGGCCAAGTTATGGTTACGAACTCGTATTTAGATGGTAGCTACACAGAGCGTTACCCAGAGTTCACTCAAGATGAAGAAGGGATGCAGAAATTCTTCAAGACTTTCTCATTCCCAGGAGGGATTGGTTCTCACGCTGCCCCTGAGACACCTGGATCGATTCATGAAGGTGGGGAATTAGGTTATTCCTTGTCTCACGCAACAGGTGCCATTCTAGATAATCCTGATGTCATTGCTGCAACTGTCGTGGGTGACGGGGAAGCAGAAACGGGTCCTTTAGCTGCTGGTTGGTTCTCAAATAGCTTCATTAACCCAGTAACAGACGGTGCGGTTCTACCAATTCTTTACTTAAACGGTGCTAAGATTGCTAACCCAACTATTCTAGCTCGTAAATCCAACGAAGACTTAATTAAATACTTCGAAGGGATGGGCTGGGACCCAATGATTGTGGAAGGAACGGACCCAGCAGAGGTCCATCCACAAATGGCTGAAACTTTAGATAAGGCGATTGAGAAGATTAAGGCGATTCAAGAAGAAGCTCGTCAGAATCCTGCCGAAGAAGCAACAATGCCAGCTTGGCCAGTGATTCTTTACCGCACACCGAAAGGTTGGATGGGCCCTAAAGAGTGGGAAGGCGACAACATTGAAGGAAGCTTCCGTGCCCACCAAGTGCCAATTCCAGTCAATGCCAACAATATGGAACACGTAGACAAACTAGTCGATTGGCTCCAGTCATACCGTCCAGAAGAATTGTTCGACGAGAACGGGGCACCTGTTGAAGCCTTACAAAACTTTGCACCAAAAGGCGAGCAACGGATGGCGATGAACCCAATTACCAATGGTGGGATCGATCCAAAAGACCTAGACTTACCAAATTGGCAAGACTATGCCTTAGAAATCGGCACACCAGGTTCGAAAACTGCTCAAGATATGATTGAATTCGGTGGCTTTGCCCGGGATATCGTGAAACAAAACCCTGATAACTTCCGTATCTTCGGTCCAGACGAGACCAAGTCAAACCGCTTGAATAAAGTGTTCGAAGCGACAGACCGTCAATGGTTAGAGCCAATCAAGGCGGAATACGACGAATTTATGTCTCCATCAGGGCGCGTCATTGATTCACAACTATCTGAGCACCAAATGCAAGGTTTCTTAGAAGCCTATGCCTTAACGGGTCGCCATGGATTTTTTGCAAGTTATGAATCCTTCTTCCGTACTGTGGATTCAATGATTACGCAACACTTCAAGTGGATTCGTAAATCTGCTAAGCATGACTGGCGTAAGCCTTACCAGTCCTTGAACTTAATAAGTTCATCAACGGTATTCCAGCAAGACCACAACGGTTATACGCACCAGGATCCAGGCTTGTTAACACACATTTCTGAAAAGCATCCAGAATACATGCGTGCATACTTGCCAGCTGACACCAACAGCTTGCTAGCAGTTATGGACAAAGCCTTCCGTTCAGAGAACTTAATCAACTACATTGTGACGTCTAAACATCCACGTCCACAATTCTACTCAGCTGAGGAAGCAGCAGAACTTGTTGATAAAGGCTACAAAGTCATCGACTGGGCCTCAACCGTAGAAGCCGGCGAAGAGCCAGACGTAGTTATTGCTGCAGCAGGTACCGAACCAAACTTTGAAGCCATTGCGGCGGTTTCCTACTTAGTCAAAGCCTTCCCAGAATTGAAGATTCGCTTTGTGAATGTGGTTGACTTATTCGTACTGCGTCATCCAGACATTGACCCACGTGGTTTAACTGATGAAGAATTCGATGCAGTCTTCACCAAAGACAAACCAGTCTTCTTCGCCTTCCACTCATACGAAGGCCTACTACGCGACATCTTCTTTACACGTACGAATCATAATCTATACCCACATGGTTACCGTGAAGAGGGTGAGATTACGACACCATTCGACATGCGTGTTCTCAGCGAATTGGACCGTTTCCACTTAGCTGCTCATGTGGCGGACGTTCACTACGGTGATGAAGCAAAAGACTTCGTCGCTGAGATGAACAACTGGGTGGCAGAGCACCGCACATACGTTGAAGAGTACGGTAATGACATGCCAGAAGTAACCGAATGGAAATGGGAAGATATTAAATAA
- a CDS encoding sugar-binding transcriptional regulator, with amino-acid sequence MSQNENELVKVASMYYEEGMTQAEIARTRGVSRSLISKYLIDAKKSGIVEVVINSSSVHSVRLERELEKKYHLRNAMIIDSFKLKEDEANRITTQQAALFLEKLLQENQTIGVSWGRTIRKVAESFPYTNHTDTVWIPLIGGMSDQDFDIQSNQLTNDFAIKCRGQAKYLYAPSLVSNDVIFDELVNNAGIKSILQESQEVDLALLGISTVDLESNMRRIGYLTDEDVAELKAKGAVGVINSRFFDRDGQEVDSDINRYSIGLTLDEIRQIPYRLGVVYGEQKAEAVEVALRTQLMDSIVTTDTMAETILNIK; translated from the coding sequence ATGAGTCAGAATGAGAATGAATTGGTCAAAGTCGCATCGATGTATTATGAAGAGGGCATGACCCAAGCCGAGATTGCCCGTACCCGAGGCGTCTCCCGCTCCCTCATATCTAAATATCTAATAGATGCTAAGAAATCAGGCATTGTCGAAGTGGTCATTAACAGCTCCAGTGTCCATAGCGTGCGTTTGGAACGCGAGTTAGAGAAGAAGTATCATTTGCGCAATGCGATGATTATCGATTCCTTCAAGCTCAAAGAAGACGAGGCCAACCGCATTACCACCCAGCAAGCCGCCTTATTCTTGGAGAAGTTATTACAAGAAAACCAGACAATTGGAGTATCCTGGGGTCGTACCATTCGTAAAGTTGCCGAGAGCTTCCCTTATACTAATCACACGGATACCGTATGGATTCCGCTGATTGGCGGTATGAGTGATCAGGATTTTGATATCCAATCTAATCAACTGACCAATGACTTCGCCATCAAATGTCGTGGCCAAGCCAAATACCTTTATGCCCCGTCTCTTGTATCCAATGACGTCATCTTCGATGAATTGGTAAATAATGCCGGTATTAAGAGTATTCTGCAAGAAAGTCAAGAAGTCGATTTAGCCTTACTAGGTATCTCCACCGTTGATTTAGAAAGCAACATGCGCCGGATTGGCTACCTTACTGACGAAGACGTGGCAGAATTAAAGGCTAAAGGTGCGGTAGGCGTCATTAACTCCCGCTTCTTTGACCGAGATGGCCAAGAAGTAGATAGTGACATTAACCGCTACTCCATCGGCTTAACCTTGGACGAAATTCGCCAAATTCCTTATCGCTTAGGCGTCGTCTACGGTGAACAGAAGGCCGAAGCGGTGGAAGTGGCCCTGCGGACGCAATTGATGGATAGCATTGTCACAACAGATACAATGGCTGAGACCATCTTGAATATTAAATAA
- the yfcC gene encoding putative basic amino acid antiporter YfcC, which produces MTETPLKRKFTMPDTYVIIFFIVLICWLLTFIIPAGKYTTHEQTYDAGNGNTITRVVLEDGSFRYMHPLKEDVLIQNLSNLAEDEAKLDELEVKMEDLTALMEAGEATDLETLDEIGLSEDELYAMYGDDIYDTSIRLNKTARIWGTPESGGFGFLNYVFEGLVRGTRSGSAVGIVALLLVVGGSFGMIMKTGAIDAGIYAFINSAKNAEKFALPMIFFMFSFAGATFGASEQVIPFLMIITPFSIALGYDGITAVAVTFAASQIGNATSWMSPFSIAIAQGIAGLPVLSGAAYRIFLWVVISALACAFVMYYANKIKAKPQLSPSYQTDQYFRNLAQERSPEDYEFNLGHKLVIAELLLGLVWIVYGVMRLGYSVPELAGQFFVMGLAAGITGVIFNLNGMTVNEMAYAFKAGVSDLAPTAVVVGMAQGILLTLGGSDAGTFSAMNTILYSVGNALENVPTYLGAWFMYIFQSLFNLVITSNSGQAALTMPIMAPLADIIGVSRQVAILAFQLGSGFMDAFTPVSASLVGCLAAARVNWSDWAKFSGRLMIFLFILGSMSILAAIAFGYQ; this is translated from the coding sequence ATGACTGAGACACCGCTTAAGCGCAAGTTTACGATGCCGGACACCTATGTCATTATTTTCTTTATTGTTTTAATTTGTTGGCTCTTGACCTTTATTATTCCTGCCGGGAAATATACAACTCACGAGCAGACCTATGATGCAGGGAATGGGAACACAATTACCCGAGTTGTTCTAGAGGACGGGTCATTTCGCTATATGCACCCACTCAAAGAAGACGTGCTCATTCAGAATCTAAGTAACCTCGCAGAAGATGAGGCCAAGCTGGATGAATTAGAGGTCAAAATGGAGGACCTCACAGCGCTTATGGAAGCCGGTGAGGCTACCGATTTGGAGACATTGGATGAGATTGGACTTTCGGAAGACGAACTCTATGCCATGTATGGCGACGATATCTATGATACGTCCATTCGCTTGAACAAAACAGCGCGTATCTGGGGTACGCCGGAATCAGGTGGCTTTGGCTTCTTGAACTATGTCTTTGAAGGGCTGGTCCGAGGAACGCGTTCAGGATCTGCCGTTGGGATAGTGGCCTTGCTACTTGTAGTCGGGGGATCTTTTGGGATGATTATGAAGACGGGTGCGATTGATGCGGGGATTTACGCCTTCATTAATTCAGCTAAGAATGCGGAGAAGTTCGCCCTGCCGATGATTTTCTTCATGTTTTCTTTTGCCGGGGCGACTTTTGGGGCGTCTGAGCAGGTTATTCCGTTTCTGATGATTATTACGCCGTTTAGCATTGCCTTAGGTTATGATGGGATTACAGCGGTGGCAGTGACTTTTGCGGCTTCGCAGATTGGGAATGCCACGAGTTGGATGTCGCCATTTTCGATTGCGATTGCTCAAGGGATTGCCGGTCTGCCAGTGCTATCTGGGGCGGCCTACCGGATTTTTCTCTGGGTTGTCATCTCAGCTTTGGCCTGTGCCTTCGTCATGTATTACGCGAACAAAATAAAGGCCAAGCCGCAACTGTCACCATCTTACCAAACAGACCAGTATTTCCGTAATTTAGCTCAAGAGCGCAGTCCTGAAGACTACGAATTTAACCTGGGGCATAAACTCGTTATCGCTGAACTCCTGCTAGGTTTAGTTTGGATTGTCTATGGCGTCATGCGTTTAGGTTATTCAGTGCCAGAATTGGCCGGGCAATTTTTTGTCATGGGTCTGGCGGCTGGAATCACTGGGGTTATCTTTAATTTAAACGGGATGACCGTCAATGAGATGGCTTATGCCTTTAAAGCAGGCGTTTCAGATTTGGCGCCAACCGCGGTGGTTGTGGGGATGGCCCAAGGGATTCTTCTGACACTCGGTGGTTCGGACGCGGGGACCTTCTCAGCGATGAATACAATTCTCTATAGCGTCGGGAATGCCTTGGAGAATGTACCGACTTATCTGGGCGCCTGGTTCATGTATATCTTCCAATCGCTTTTCAATTTAGTCATCACGTCCAACTCTGGCCAAGCAGCCTTGACCATGCCGATTATGGCACCGCTAGCTGATATTATTGGTGTTAGTCGCCAAGTAGCAATTCTTGCCTTCCAGTTAGGCTCAGGCTTCATGGATGCTTTCACGCCGGTTTCTGCGTCTCTGGTAGGTTGTTTGGCAGCTGCTCGCGTGAACTGGTCTGATTGGGCGAAATTCTCCGGAAGACTAATGATTTTCCTATTTATTCTCGGTTCGATGTCAATTCTTGCCGCAATCGCTTTTGGTTATCAATAG